DNA sequence from the Thunnus albacares chromosome 22, fThuAlb1.1, whole genome shotgun sequence genome:
GTTTTTCACTGCCCACCAAACTACAGTCGAAAATTGGCAAATTAATCTTCTTCACTgactaaaatatctgaaatataataataataataataataatgatggatttgctaaaaaaaatgttttaatagtttGTAACGCAGCTGATCAACTTGTGTCCCATCAGGGATAATAATACTTGgattaccatggcaacaagaGCTGCCAGTGGAGTGTTTTAGAAACATCAAGAAAgcaaaatgttgtaaaaaaaacaacaacatttgtaCAGTTAATCCTCATTTTGATTAAAAGTTCCAGGTACTTTGGATGCAGAGGAACTGATCAATtattcctgtttgtgtttccactgtATCTGAGGAACCAGAATTTTACAAACGACGCAGTATTAACAcatgacagaacaacaacaCAGCTTTGTCCTGTTCTCTGTATTTACTGCTGAATGAGTTgcatgtaatgaatgaatgaaaaggggAAATGCTGAGGAGGAAAATTCAGAAACTAAAGGCTGATATATAGCAGGTCGCCCAACAGAAACGAtgtatttttgacagaaaatcCTTCCATGTCGCACACCTGGAGAATATTGGTATGTAACAGACATCGTCATATTTTGTAGTGTTACTAACGTCACCAATAACATTTTAGTTTTCACTGAAGATAATCTGCAACATCTTTGTTTTATTAACCCCGGTCGGGATGATATAATGTGACTAAAGCACCGGCTAGAGGATAGCatctggttaccatggagacgacAGAATCCTTTCGCCAAggcataaattgaaaatgttgtgCTACTGTTTAATTGATGTTGAGCGACACTTATCAAAAGCGACCAACTATAAATCAGCCATAAGAgcgtctgtctccacagtaaatcatctgctgagtgtttgatggtaGAACTaaaccaccatgaaacaatcagataatactgctttatttcattcattgcTTTGTTCTCTCTACCACCGCTCCCTCCCCTCGCTagaccaccactgctctctctctctctcgtcttttaTAAAACGAGTCAGGAAGTCGATGACGAAACttaatttcacttttaacattaacaaacaaagacaaatatctTCCCCTTGTCCTGAACTGGTCCTAAATCGATGCGAGTGCACCTTAATTTGGTGGAAACACAGGTACAGGAAGTGAGTTCCTAAAAAGGATCTTAGTACCTGGAGGAACTTCCTGTGGTTGAAACGCAGCtttactttttcattattttctatcAGTGTCTATGGAAGCGTAATGCATTCACTGCCCTGTTTTTCTGAATCAACAAGATAATAATCTCATAATTCTGATAAAAGTGTTATTGAAAATTTAGTTTAATCCAGTTTTATTTGGGTTTTGGTTTGAAACATCGGGAGATACTCGTGTCTTTAAGTTATATAGATGATTTTGTTAGTTTGTCAACTTTGTGCAGGCACCTCAGGACAGGCAAAACTATTTCATCAAAGCCTCAAAAATAGATGAAACAAACTGCTGAGAGGTTATTTTAGTTTCCACAaacaggctcagtgtgactggACTGTAATACTGTCAGAGAACATCTGGAGCCTTTAGGATTTATCTGTTAACCTACTGGCAAAATAAAAGTTACAACAAGTAAAACCTGAGAAAGAAGAACAATGCATTATGTTCATAAAAGAACATAGAAAGaacatgacagaaaatgtgtgcatgtatctCTCAGGACCTTCACCTCGCTCAGAGGCCATGAACAAAGTTCAGAGGGCGGTGTtactgtgggtttttttttttttttttgaggtatctcgttaattcagaaaaacagagcaaattTCTTTTTCTCAATTGAATGCATCACGCTTCCATAGTGTCTGTAGATAAATCCAAAAGTTTTGATCTCATCTcctcataaaataataaagccaAACATCTATTTAAAGAAAGCAGGAGCTTTTTCTAACACTGacaacaaattcaaattcaaattcaaaggtTCCTCACCTTGTTAAAGTGTAGAAACAGtcgaggaggagagaagaagaaacaacacttTCTTTCCTGAGCTGATATTTGAAGATGTGTCAAACTTCTCCAcaaatgaggttttttttatacaaatttACATTTCCTGCTCAGTTCCTTCCACCAAATCACAAACTGTCCAGTCATCATTTCACGAATCCAGTTCCCGGCCAGAACTTCCCTTTTACTGTCACATTTCTCTGGAGGGGAAACCGATCTTCAGTCGACACTTCCCTAAATTAACCCATATGTACACGAAGTTCAGAACAAACTCGATGGGAATACGAGGTCATCAACATATGGGTTTACCCTGTAACACAAAGAAACCATAAATCCTCTGTTATAGTGCTTGAAACTCGTCCTCAGACTGACCAAGATTAGATCTCCATCAAACTTCTCCAGAAAAGAGGAACTGTATAAAACTCTCAAATCATGTCCTCGCTCGACCTCAGAGTCGAATGTATCTTTAGAAAACAGATAAACCCAGTTATTGATTATGATTGGCTGCAGCTGTTGTAAAATACTCTATAAACACACCTGTGGCTGCATTACAACAGTGTTACTGCACCAATTAACGTACATGCCAACACTTCTGATTAAACAGGAGTCTCCTTATGTTTAACTCTTTCTCCCACTGAGCTCCTGATTGGTAATTACTCCTATTAATCTCCCaatttcatagtttttttttacttttcgcTATTACAACATGTTTCTGGCAGTGTGTAGACAGTCTGTTATcctgtcctctgctgctgatgtgattgacTGCCTGCAGGTACCACTGATAGAAGCAAGGccaggtggtttgataaagtacttaTTGGCTTTCTACTTGTAAAGGTTTTGTTGCCCGTGGTCTAGAACAGCTAAGGAACGTTGTTAGGGCTTATTCCTTTAATATAATATCTGCATGTGGGACATTAAAGGTGAAAACAGtcatcttattttttttttacgtcGCAGATGTTGAGACATAAACAAGTCTACAGCCAAGCTAGCAGCTCCTTGGTGGtggtttgagctaaatgctaacatgctaattcCTTCACAGATTCATCATTTCACTCCTGAAACATCatcagactcatgatggacaaGTTTTTTGGAAAAAGGatgaatattgtgtttttttttttatttcatacattcttctttttcaaaacttggtgcctacattacccacaatgcaacttacCTGCCAACAGTTGTTGGGTGGGAGATGAGGGGGTGTTACGCTGGTAACGGCTACGCACTTTGGTCCCAAAAACTCCAGGTTTACTTCACACAACTGGcctgtatttaaaaatttaagaGAAATAGCAAACCCTCCTctgtggagaagaagaagaagaagaagaagaagaactacATGTTTTCATGAATCACAAACTTTCAAACAGTAAAGGAGTCTGTCTGAAgactttaatagtttttagaagttgtgttttatcaaactgaGGGACATATTCATCCAACATGGGAgtattgtcattattttctttgataATCCATTGATTGATCAGCGTATAAGATGTGGATCATTATTCTCTGAAGCCCAGGTGAACATATTCAGATGTTCAgtcagaaacacaaagatgttgagtttactgCAAATATTCACATGGCTGTAGTAGCTGCTACCTcatcatttttgtctttttttaaatcagttatcaaaattatAGCCAATTACATTTCTGTCACTAATCAGCTAATCATTTCATAGAAATACCATGTAGTTAATCCAGCTGTGTTGATGGGAACGTGTTTGGTTGTAAACCAAAGAGTTGGACAAGTTAAAATAttgaccagatgatggcgctagatgaaagaATCGGTTGTTACAGTTCATCCTGGTGAGTGAAATTACACGACAGCACATATTTAATTTCCACTGTTTAATTCTGCTGAATCTTACCATGTAACTTTCAACTGAGAGAACTTCAGCCTGACTATATACTAAAGTACTATTGATACCGTCGTGTGAGCAGGGGAATCGCAAAGTGTTTAGCGAGACCGAGGCTGGAAGTGAAGCATGAGAGGATGGCGAGACCAGATTAGGAAGCATGAGAAAAAGTCTAGATGCTTCTTCCCAGCAGGTGTCTGGAGGCAGAAGCAAAGAAAACATGATAAGCAACAATCAGTCGACTAGCTGTTGACTTTTAATCACTTCTGAGACAAaatgcttatatatatatatcgtaTGTTTCACTGTCAGACAGACTCTGAGCTTTATTAACATGTGACAAAAGATCCTtgtctccttcctctctgtcagagTGGAATTGCTAAATTGCCACAATACAGTTCaaccaatagttgttgagatatttcactcaagtTAAGTCTTCACAgttaacctcatggtggcgccagAGTGAAGTCCAgaaggattcatcctctggggaacatgaaagTCTGTACACAATGTTTTTGCAGACTAGCAGTTTCTGTTTATGTTTAGAGGAAAACTCCACAGAGAAGCTTTGagattcatttaaaaatccagAGATTAAAGTCAAAATAGTGACGTTAAAGTCAGAGTTTAAACTGTTCCTGAGATCTGAGCCACCGCAAAACAAATATGCATTTCTGATTTAACAAGCAGGCGACGCTCGGCtcttctttaatgtttttagtgttaGATGACTGAGGTCATCCCTCAGTGAGGTCGTCGTTGAAGTGGAGGAGGATGGCGGGGATGAAGAGGTCGCGGTCCAGGCGTAGCCGCTCCAGCTGGTGGTCGTCGTCGGGGACGTTGTTCTCGCCGAGCGTGGCGTTCATGTCCAGAATCGCTCCGTCGTATTTCCAGGTGTAGCTGCGGGCGTGCGAGTTGTAGCGCAGGTAACGCTGCAGGATCTCAGCCAGAGTCTCCTCCGAACACACCTGACCAACACAAGCAGCCAATCAGGGATCTTTACTGTCGCTGCCACTTCAGCCTCTATCAGATATTTCAAATACTTTAATGAagtaataattacagctgctgtttctcagtGAACTGGCTGCTCCTGCTGTCATTTAAATCCCCTCCAGAGTGAAAGTGGATCTCtgagttttcttcttctgctgcattTTAACAGCTCAGTGTGAAACTTGCcttatgtgtgaaaatgtttttgctgatctgacagatggaaacatgctaACAGCAACAAGATTTTATTCCGTTATTGCGCAACAAATCTAACGCCACACTAGAGCTGAGTGATGACCTTTAAACTCTGGATGTTTTTTAAACGCTCCGGTGGCTCAACGGCGGTCTGCTGCTGCAGGTGAGGACAGCtcacctccagctgctgctcctgAGACGTCAGCGTGTTTATGACTCGTATCCACCTGGTCTTAGCGGACAGCAGTCCCACCTCGTAGCGTTCGTCCCTCCACCAGGGCCGGCCGATGACGCTGGCCCAGTCGGAGCGAGGGCCGGCGGGGGGGATGTGCACGAAGCGCCCCCTGGGGGTGTAGTAGCCCACACAGTTGGTGAGCGGATGGACGTATCTCAGCACCTGAGGACAGAACGcatcaaacacacatatgcaggtAAAACAGGAGCAGAGCTGAACGATGCTcactgattggttggtttggtCGTTGGTGCTCACGTCTTTGGTCTCGGGGTCGAACCAGGAGCTGATGTCCTTTCCTGCACACTCCATGATGGGTAACAGCAGAGCGTCACCTGCCGAGACAGAGAAATACACAACAtagttaaaataacaaatacaacaGTAAGAAGAGAAGACAAAGTCGTGTCTTTAAGCTGCAAATTGACCAAAACATCCAGAGTACTCAGTTTGAGATGATATAAAGAATAAAGTGCTTCTGTGATGCAGAGCTGCAACTTATTCATCTTTCGTTTATTCTCTAGattcattgttttttctgtaaaatgtcagaaaacggtaAACATGCCCATTTACTTTGATCTGAGCCAGTTCACTTTATAATTAACCCTTGACGTTGGTGTTATTACTCTCTGTccagtaactaaatacatttactcaagtactagaggtatttgtactttactggagtatttccatgtgatgctactttctacatttcagagggaaatattgtactttctactccactacatttatttgacagctttagttacttttcagatgaagatttgacacaatggataatataacaagcttttaaaatacaacacattgttaaagatgaaaccagtggtttccaacctttttgtcttttgacgtcttacaaaaagcagtgtgtagt
Encoded proteins:
- the LOC122974243 gene encoding cytochrome b5 domain-containing protein 1, producing the protein MSERPKYFTPREVAAHNTAEDLWVSFLGKVRDLTPLMTQHKGDALLLPIMECAGKDISSWFDPETKDVLRYVHPLTNCVGYYTPRGRFVHIPPAGPRSDWASVIGRPWWRDERYEVGLLSAKTRWIRVINTLTSQEQQLEVCSEETLAEILQRYLRYNSHARSYTWKYDGAILDMNATLGENNVPDDDHQLERLRLDRDLFIPAILLHFNDDLTEG